GTTTTACTCTTGTTCTTATTTGGTACATTTTATACTGGATTAGGTTCCTTTACCTACATATTAGGTATTCAGCAGCTTAAATTTCATTGTAGATGCATAAATATCGATGAGACTGTCAACTTCTAAATGTGCACTTTGTAGGTGATGCTCTTTTAATGTAGCATTTTCAAATTGACTACAGAAGTCACTTTACAgtcttttttcttacattatGAGGCTTAAGAAAGTCAAACATAGTATTTTGACATCTTGATAGCAATGATAGCTATAAAATGTAGGCAACCATTTTTAAGAACAGAACAttgctatttaattttttttctccttttagtaaatgtttgtttcttttattgtCTCTCTCGGTAGAGTGCAATTTACGGACTCTGAACAGAGTGCTACATGATGAAATCCTTAATAAACCCATGGAAACTCTGAAACTTGCTGTTCCTTCAGGAATTTATACTCTTCAGAATAACTTGCTGTATGTAGCATTGTCAAACCTAGATGCAGCCACATACCAGGTATTGTACATTTGGATTTCACTGTAGGTTTGAAAATAAATCCTATTAATTAAGCAGTAGTAATTGTTTCTGGGTTCTTCTAGGTTACATATCAACTGAAAATTCTTACCACAgcattgttttctgtgttgatGTTGAGCAAGAAATTGGGTGTGTACCAGTGGCTTTCATTAGTAATATTGATGACAGGAGTGGCATTTGTGCAGGTAAATATTAACAGGTGGTTTGTGTTTATTCCATGTGTTTGTTCAAGGCATGTTATGTTAGTATTAGATAAATTGCAGGATTTAGCTTGGTAAATTTCAGCTTGTTTTAGTCATCTGCATAGTCAGTGAAGAGGGCACTTGCATCCTGTAGACAGCTTGTGTAAGTGGTGAGTGCTTACTTATGGCAAGGTAGCTGCAGGCTCCAGAAGTCAGCAATAGAATTACAGTGATAAGTCATGCTGGCATTCAGAAACTGTTCTGGTTTATGAAATATAAATCCTGGACCTCTTTAAATTGATATGTACAGTTCATGCACAGTTCTCCTCCTATAAATAAGCAGAAAGATGAATTATGGCTCTGCAGTTCTTTAAAAGTATTTATGGttcaaaatgcaaaactttTACAAGGTCGTGATTGTCTACATTTAGTAACTGTTACTTTTGCTAGAGAACAACTTTGCATGTTATAGATGCTCATAACTTGATTTTACCAGTGAATTTTATATAACTTTTTTTATATTCAGTGGCCTTCAGACTCTCAAGCAACAGCTGCTAAGGAGCATTCGGCAGGATCTCAGTTTGTAGGCCTCATTGCAGTTCTTATAGCATGCTTTTCTAGTGGATTTGCTGGGgtttattttgagaaaattttaaaggaaactaAGCAGTCTGTGTGGATCAGAAACATTCAGCTTGGTAAGTTTAATTTTAGTAATATCTTAGAGGTACTGCAATCTGAAGGATGTTAACctcaaatatatacatataaattttaaaattcactaatattattttatatttttacataacAATTTTAGTATTCTGCGTAAATGTCCTTTTAAAAGCAAGAGTAAAACTCTGCTAGATAGAATATTAAGAATTGCTTTCTGATCTCAATCTAATTCTTGATTTAACTTGGTTTTAGAGTGTCTGTAAGTTTGTACAGAATCTGTCAAAttaatttgtaattaaaattttctaaaGAATGTGCTCTTATGTAGGATTCTCTGTATACTCTGTCTTCAAAAATAGTCTTGCACTAATTCATAAGGTATGATAAATATaagtttttccctttttttcacttttaaaaatggaatataGGAACattcaaacaaaatatatttcagaatcagtgttttaaaattaacatttttttccctttgtgtcTGGGTCTAGGCAGTTTTTATAGATTGGCacttttaatgcaaaaaaaccatGCTTTGGTAATAAAGTTGAGATAATGAATTAATACAAAGATCAGCTTATTTTAGTTGTCTGTGAGCACTGGAGAGAGTTATATGCTAAAAACAGTTCATCTGCATTATTTTAATGTCCTTATCCATTGTACACCTATCAGTAAGACAATACCTTCCATTCCCCTTAGGTAGTAATGGCAACAGAACTGAGCCATTTTCTTTCACCTCAAAGCAATCTTGTCCAGTTTATAGAGTTGGAAATAAATGGCATCAGCTATATTTTTTGTTCCCATTTTTCAACAGGAACAACACCCAGTGTTGGAGTTCTTTCTCAAATGAGTCCCTCTAATCTTCTTGTGTAGATGATAACCATTGATTGTGTATTTGAATGCATGCTTTTCAAGTAGAAGACTTTCCAAGAAGAATTTGAACTCTCCACGGCCTTAGTATGGACTCTTAGTCAAATCTGTAGTACTGTAGAATTAAGTTATAAGGATAGTTTAGTGGATCAAGGCTGTGTACCAGGTCTGCTGGAATATAATGAAGTACCATAAAAAAGgggatgtatttttttctaattagaTAGTTGGTCAAAACTTGGTATggtaaaaaaaagtctgaatacaatttttttcctttcttttcctgttgctgtttTAATTACAAATGGTATAAATGCAGAACTGCTTTTtgttgaaattttaaaacttttacaAGTCCATAGTGATTTGAAACTTGAGGATAGAATCTAAAACCCTTACTGATTATCTGCTAGTATTTGTTGAAATTATACATATTAAAACTAGGTTTTCTTGAGCTGGGTTTAGAGGATATATCATGAAAGGTTATGTTATGGAATTTTGAAGGTAGAGAAGGGTGGGTAGCTGGGGCTTGGTCCAGGATTTAAGGTTTAATTTGGTGTTCTAGGTGGAGCTACAATGTCCAACCCATTGCCAAGGAAAGCTGATAATTATTACTCTCAATTTCCATGCAAAAAGCACTTCAGTGAGTAACAGTACAGATATCCAAAACAATTTTCAACTAGACATACacaatttttgaaaaatcttatgatttcttctaaaacattcttcagatttttctaCAGTACACAAAAGTATATATGAAAACAAATGAGGTCATTAGTTTTTCAGTCAGCCTGACTGAATGTTCCAGTAGTTGCTTTGTGAAAATAATGAGATTAGAACAGGTCACATCTCAACACAGACTGTTCAAGGTGGTGAATAGCTAGGGCTGTGATATATGAAGACCTAAATATCTGTGATAATAGTGAGAATTTAgtcacctgattttttttaatttattttccatcagtGAGCTTAATTTCCCTCAATATAAAATTCAGtacaatatatttaatattaaggCTGTTTTCAGTTCCAAAGTGAAATTGATTTTGTCATACTCCATTGAAGGTTTCCTGATACAGCTtttagaaaatacttaaaacatgatatcacaatttaaaaaatgtgttaagtGTATCCTTTCTAAAAGTGCAAGATGTCCTATCATTCACGTGCAAGTCAGTCATACAAAAGAGCTTTGCAGTGGAGCAATtcttaaaacacaaacaacaaaagccaTATGTGCAacctggttttcattttcatatctATAGAGTATTACTAGAattgtagaaaaaaatggaaagtagtttgactaattttttttacactccATTTTTAACCAGTATCATGTATGGGATGTATGAATagttgattttatttattaattttaacagATCAATTGGAAAACATAAGTGACCGTTTCAATCTGAATGAAACCCAAGTTTTTAGTTATGTCTGCAAAAGCATAATTTCTTGCCAAATGGAAGGGGGTTTCTGTTCAAAACAATGCCATCcttttcagatgaaaagaaacattatgAAAATAGAAGTCAGTATTTCACAAAAATGGACTgggaaaaatattcttcctccctttcctgctCAGGGCTATGGTCTACATCAGTCACGGAGAAGGTGTTGGTGTTACTTCCATGACTCAGAGGATTAGGAAAAGTTTCCCATCTGGTAGAAGAACTCTATGCTCACCAAACTGTAAACTTTTCAATCTCATCtcaatttcttcttttgacATTAAGTCTCTACTAGtatatatttattctgtttGAGACGGGttcagaaaaatctcatttccaaGATCCTTGTCTGAATGGGCAAACTGATAAAATGACAAATCCTGTTCTTGCTGTGCTGGTGAGCATCTCCTCTGCTGAAAGTaccctgcttttctttccaggttGTGCTGTATCTTCAGCCTTCAGCCATGAGTAGtttcaggaaaactgaaattgtGTTTATTTGAATTTTGCTATGTGCCATAAACAAAGATCACCGCATTCCAGTAGAAAGCGGTGGCAGATAAATATACAAGAATGTCCTAATCAAAATAGTCAAAACTGATAATAAGTGtggaaaatagcttttaaaaagagaaatctgaaCATCGATGGCATTTGAACAAGATGGTATTGCAAGTAGCAgtcctattttaaaaattgggtACATGTGAGTAGTCCTTGAGGACAAGGAAGCTGTCTGCATGTTTCTCATGTGAAGCTTTTAAATCAATCTTGTCCTTTCAGGATTTTTTGGTAGCATATTTGGACTGATGGGTGTATACATTTATGATGGAGAACAACTGTCAAAGAATGGATTTTTTCAAGGATACAACAAACTTACATGGATAGTTGTTGTTCTGCAGGTGAGACATGTTTCTGTGAAGGCACTTGGGATTTACTTTTCTGTAAATGACTGTGGAAACTAATGGATTTCACTGAAGCTACTGGGAATTCCATATCAAAAAGCTTACCTATCACTATTAGAATaaacttcagaataaaaaactggaaaatatatGACCAGTATATGAGTAAGCTTTGTGAAatataaaagcacagaaacattatttcttttgcaatgtttttaaagaaatatactTGCCCTTCCTTCTGTGTCTCAAAATGTAGAGTTACAAGCATCCACTAATTTGATGATGGTCATATGATCAACAATTTCTTTAATGAGGAAAGAAGGACTCCTCCCATGTTAATCTTCAACAGTGTATAtccaaaacataaaataaatgtaatggTTCTAAACATAGACAAAAGCTTTTCCTAAAAGTAAGCacataatattaaaatattgttcTCAGTGGAACAACCTATCAGGTTGCAAATCCAAACCTCAATATTTTTCAGGCACTTGGAGGACTGGTGATTGCTGCTGTGATAAAATATGCAGACAACATTTTAAAGGGATTTGCAACTTCTCTCTCTATTATACTGTCAACATTGATCTCCTATTTCTGGCTGCAAGATTTTGTCCCTACAAGGTAAGAATTCTTTTCCatcctgaggggaaaaaaaaaaaggttgaaaatgTAATGCTTACCAGATctaattgcaaaaataaataaattagtaaACAAACCAGTCCTAACCCACTTTTAGAATGTTTAGATAAAGCTTGCTTGTAAAAGTTTAATTTCATTGcataattttttcactgtagtTGGCAAGGGTGAATTTTCAGTAAGATACAGCCTCTCATAGGTCAGGTGTAATGAATTTCAGCTCTTGGTTTTTGACAGACCTCTCTCTTGCAAGCTCAGTGTTTTAGTTCACTgtccctttctcttcttttcctccttacccaatctctccctctctgttcAGCACCTGTTTCGGTTTTTGCCGAGTGCAGCCCTCTGGGCAGTGTTTGCCTTGAGCTGCGCTTGGCTCTGTTCTTTGGACCAGCCTCCCCCCTGCTGGCCGTTCTGAACAAGACCGTGACAAAGGGGTTGCTtgtctcctccttcctctgtgTCCTACAAGCCTACAGATAGATCTTCCATAAGCTTCCTCATGGCAAGAGGAGTTATGGCTGAGCAATGAGAATTATAATAATCTTTTGACTGTCCAGGTTTTAATTCAAAAAGTAATATTTGAGATGCTAGCAGGAGTTTATTTAAGCATTCAAAAGTGGAAGTAGAACAACTATTCTGGCTTAAAAAGTGCAAGGCATTTAAGTTATAAGTAGCCTACACTTGCCCCATTAAACAAATCTGGGAAAATGTGTAAGAGTTTTTCTGTGCTCAAATGGAGAATTAATAAGTAACTTACCAGCTTCTGCAAACATGGTCAAAATGGAAGTTATGGTAAATAATTAAGTGATAGGGAGCAAACTAGTAGCATGTAGAACTTGAAGCCATCTCATTTAATAAAACTTGATTAACTTGAGTTAATAAAACAATCTTTAGTACCCTGCTTATGGCAGCTAAATTTATCTGAACTTAAAATGAGTAATTGTTTCTCTCACTTCAACAAACATTTTTGATTGGGATAATAGATGTAAAGTACTTAAGTGCTTCAATGTGGTGCAATGGATCATGTCCAGAAATAGGCTAACTGTATTCTCTGAAGGATTATCATGCCATGTGCCACAGTTTGTTTAGCGTTGGGTTCAGAAAATCAAGTTGTCAGCATTGTCATGTCTTTATGACAAGGTCCTTTTCTAAAATGTGTACCAATTGTCTGTTGgctttgaatattttgtttcagaCTTGTAACTATCAAAACAACCCAAAAGGCCCATCTGTCACAGTACAAAATATGCCTTCATTATCTTTTCCTTACATAAGTCTTTATGTATTTGCCAAAAATCAGATTATACTGACTTGCAGGCTGGTTCTTGGGCAACGGTAATTTGTTTTGACATAAGCTTTGAACCTCAAAGCAAACACAACTCCAACAACATGCTGTAGGTAAGATGTTAAAAGtccttctttgctttctgcttgcaTTTTGCACAGAGCCTTGggcaaaggaggaaaaaaaaattggtctgATTATTTTTGACAATTTTTCCACGaaagtataattttaattttgacaaTATGTTGATAGAACGATACATTACTTTGTGGATGTAAGTTGcttatttcagctttttcctgCATCCTTCTGTAATAAATACATGCAAGCTATTTTGTTCTttataaaccagaaaaatgtAATGCACATTATTTTgttcccacaggaaaaaaatgctcttttttttgaTTGCGTTACATAAATAAAACTGCATTGACTAAAATGagctaactttttttttttttttttttttttccatccttatTCTACTCAGTGTCTTTTTCTTTGGAGCCATCCTTGTAATAGCAGCTACTTTCCTATACGGTTATGATCCCAAACCTGCAGGAAATCCTATTAAGGCATAGCAGACTTCCTCATCAAACTGCTTCTCAAGATCATGCACTGAGGGCCTTGCTAACAATGGCATGTGGAAGGTGTCATTTTGTACTGCAAGGAGAGGATTTCTCCCCTGAAtctattggaaaaaaaatggttatgAGTAGTTTTGAACGGTCAGATGGGTTGAAGGTGAATGCTGATACTGCCTGTAACTgatggggggaggggaaaaaaagaatgccCAGTGCAACTTGCTAATAAAAACttgaaaggaacaaaaagttTCCAAGAAACTGCAATTAGGAATGTTTACAGCTTTGACTGGGATTGCATCAAAAGAATTTACTGTACTGACTGCTGCAGAAATGTCCTATGCACTCTTTGAAAGAGCACATGACAACATTGTCAGATTGTATGTTTTTGCAATTTGGCTATATTTAATcttagaaaatatgtttttaactGTTTGTCTATTTACATGAAATAAGCTGAATATGCATTGTAGTTCCAAAGGGATGGTTTAATTAGGTGTTCCTTATTAAAACTGTGAAGATTGAAGTATGATTGAAAAACACTCTgacatcaaatatttttatatttttagaaggCTGATTTAATAAGAGAAATCTGTTCTTAAATCATAATATTATAACTCTGTTCTTTATATAGAAACATAGTAAGAATGTTAACATTCTCACCTAAGTACACAAAGGGAGAAATTCAGAGTGAAAGCTGGGAATCTTTGTTGATACACCAGCCTTCATCAGGTTAGCCTGTCTGTTCCATGAGATGCAATAACTCTGTGAACACAGGCTGGAGGTTACTGCACTAACCTGTTATTAAGAGTAAGGTTATGCTGGAGTGCTTGCCCAGATGTAATGTTCATTCTTTTTATTGATTATAAATCAACTTCTTCATAGAacctttaaaatctttttaatgcattaaatattctctgggtatttttttttaaccacaaaaaaaaaaaaaaagaaaaagtgccCATAgtacacattttaaatgaaatattttttctcctgtaacaGCTCCATCTGGGGCTATTATGCTGTATCATCTATCTACTGTACTTTATTTACAGAGATGTTTTTTACACAAGAGGTGTTTACACATTAACTCTCCAAGGctttttcagtgcatttctaTGTAATGGCTTAAGTAGagatttcattattattattattattattattattgttgttattattattactgcttttttctgGGAGTCCTTGAGTCAGCAGACCAAAATGGGTTCTTTAGAGATATTCCATCTAGTAGTGGAATTTAACAGaaatcacaatgaaaaaaataattaattgtgCAATAGGTAAATACAAAAGCATActgttcttctgttttaaacaaacagaaaaagccaaccaaaactTCTCAAAGAAACCTAGATGAAATTAGAACTTAAATCAATTAGACTGTTATGAACACTTCACTTGTTGAAGTCTTTGCATATAaccagaaacacacaaaaaataatgcCAGGgctaataaagaaaaaaagatgtctttaaaaaatgcttgttttcagCAGGCCTGTTCACCATTGATATTAATATAGAGTGACTTCATATCTGTGTTACACTTGTAAAGGGATACATTTATACAGAAACGTATCAGTAGTCCCTTACCTGTATAATGGCAAGTGGTAAAAGtgtatggttttggtttttccctAACTTGTGTGCTTTCTCATTTCTGGCTTGTCCTAATGACCATGTTGTGAAGAAAGAggtgtttttaaatgtttcccaGAGTACCTCATCctctttttcacattttagtGGTGCATTGACAAGGAGCTTCTTTAAGAgtactcagatttttttttaatgaaatgttgtaaaagggaaaggaaaaattccaCTTACTCCAGCCAAAGACAAACAGCGTTTTCCGTCTGTTGGCAGTTGTGTGGATTAtcagctttttgtttgcttatggTACCAGAGTGACACATTAAAGAAATTTCAGAGTTATGCCAAGAGCTCGCTGAGCTTTGTGAACTCTGAATGCTGCCTGGTTGTCAAAGCTCTCGCATACTACCCTAACCTGGCATTCTGTGTTGATATTAAACCTTTTACCAATAGCACTAAATGTGGTAAAATCTTTGAAGAATGACATCCAGTCATTTCATCACTGAAATACAACGTGAGGTAAGATGTGTGCCCAGAACACTGCTCGCAGCGTAGCGCAGCACAGACTGGGAAGTGACCGTGGCTCTGAAATGATCTGAGAAGTGTTGGTAGTAACatctgtgctggagctgggtcTACACaatacttttaatttcattaatgaAAGTGGGAGTGTTCAGGTGGTAGAATTGGTTACTCCCTTGAGGAATTCCTCAAAAATGAGTACGTTGAGGAAGAACACTTTAAAGCCGGTTGcacaggaaaagacaaaatagGACAAATAATCACCACATTGTGGGAGTTATCTTACATTAACCCAGTTTTATTGTTTCAGAAGCATCTCTCATTATTTGTTGAGAAGCATCAATGTACATGAAAACAGTAATATGTGCTCTTTGGTTTAGAATACAGCTTTGGAAAACAATGTATAAAGGAGCAGAAATTCCTGTCTGCAGGTCAGTGACTCCTCACATTAAATTTTCCAGTAGAAGGATAGATCTCTCCATACACTGCTTGCTGTAAAAGAAGCAGGAATTTGCATTTTGAGTTGTGTTTCCTCAGCACTTTACAGACTAAGGACAGACTTGTCTGAGGCCCCTGTAAGCTGAAACATGTTATTCTGTACAGAGGGAAGACAGCATATGTTTCCTGAGAACTGAAAGGTTCTGTGGAGGGTTTATTGACTTCTATAACCCTTGCAATCTGAGACCATATGCACATTTTCTCATTGTGAAACTTTTGTATCTGGATTTTgagatacaaaaaaaaccccaaaaaaacacacacacaaaaaaaaacccaaccgATTTTAAGTCAATAACTCATTAATTAACCAAAGAAGCTTAGCTAGCAGAGAGCATTGGGAAGCAGGGAATAGTGTGCTTTGCGTTTGCCCTAAAAGCAGTCTGTAGGAGTCTTAACTTTCAAGAAATAAATCTTGTCTTTCTAGActatttttctgacttttagACAATGAATTTGTTAGTTTAGCTGTATATTTAGGAGGCTAACCTATACTtagaagaattttatttaaatatttataaagttaTAGCTAGGTATTTATTTGCAATAACTTGAAttatgtgatttattttttttaagacctaTATAATGAAAGTACTAGTATTTATTGAAATTTGGTAGTTTTATTTGAGAATCTCTGGGAAACATGATAAATGGTCACATAACAATAAATGTAGAACTATTTGAAAGTAAAATCAGCAGTTCAGTAGTGGAAAATCTTGAGTCTAATAAGAtacttttctttaaacattGTATTTCTGTGCTGTCCACAAGTGCccaattgtatttttttctcaaataattcAGATAATTTTATATTCAATTTTGTTTTAGACAAACTACAGGAAAACTTcccattttgtttgctttaataATGGGTAGATTAATGTTCTAGATCCAGCTTCTGCAAGATAACACCTTGGGGTTTCTACTGCAACTTTTTAGAAACTAGTgttatttttcctcaaaaaaaattcttattttggTAGCATACACTTGCATTTCAGATACTCGTCCAGTCCTCTCACAGATTTTTAGAGGTATGCAACTGTTTTGTGTTTCTAACTTTTTTAATGGCTGTAATTCAAAAGACTGTAAGAGATTTTGTTCGATTGTTTTAAAATTGATATAtgaaatgctgcatttcttctgtttttcactgtcactaacttttatattttaatatatttccttATGATTCATGCTTATTCTGTTGTACTTAAGCCATCATTTTCCAGATACAAAGTTGTTgcccatttccttctgttgaCAGTGTTTCTTGCTGAATGCTGTGTGTGAGGAAGGttatttactgttttcttgTCTGAAACCCATGTTTTGTATGAATGAgatattagaaaatattaaagttgttttttgtgTACTGGAAAGCTAATGCTCATCTATAACATAGTATTATACCATATAGGTGGTAGTGTATTATTACCTGTGGTATTCAGTTACTATAAGAAAGTCCAAGAAGTCTTtatttgcctttgttttcattattttgttcatttttattgctCATTATTTTCCACAGGAAGTTGCTAAAGAGTTCTACTTCTTCCAGGTAAGCTCATTATATGTTTTTAGATATCTTTTAGATATGTTTTTAGATAAGAtagttttactgaaaaaaaggcaggggGAAATGCAGCTAAATTAGTGGGATTAATTAGATTATATCTTCTGCTCTGGTTGCTGTGAATCCAAATTTGTGTTCAGTTGAATTTATAACTTTCTAATTATTTCATGCTAGGTGAATTTGCAACTccttttagaaggaaaaatatctgtcCTGAGGTGCTGTTCAATGTTCATTCTTGATTGTCTGCTGCACATTTGCATCCAAGGGAAGACAAGACATTTTAACTCTTGCCTTCTATCTTCCATCATTGTTCTGACTGTAATTAGCTGTATCCATTCATTAGCTCAGTAAACATTGCTTATATGATAAGCCTGTGTTTACGTTTGCTGCCATGAGTAAcagttttagattttttttaagtttgtctTTAGTGTCAgtgcattttaaatttcattttaaatatgagCCCAAATATTGAACATATATTCAATCATCATAGCAAAATTTTAAGGTGGTCTTAGGAATTTTTTATATGTTAATGTTGATGTTTATGTGTGCTTACACTTGAATACATTTCTAATATGTGGTGTTTCCAGGAAGATTGGGaacagttttgggttttttttgatatAACATTGCTGAATCATGGAATGCATCTTCCATTATCTAATGCAGTCTTTTATAAATCCATATTGAagtaaaatgctatttttttctacatgtaAATAATGCCATTATAGTAATAAATTGCTTAAAATTAAGCACTGGCTTTATTAAGAATATGATGTAAAACTGTTTGAGAGCTTTGTAAATGAAGAGGCTTGCCTTATGCATAttttagcagaaataaa
The genomic region above belongs to Heliangelus exortis chromosome 8, bHelExo1.hap1, whole genome shotgun sequence and contains:
- the SLC35A3 gene encoding UDP-N-acetylglucosamine transporter isoform X4; its protein translation is MSTNLKYLSLGILVFQTTSLVLTMRYSRTLKEEGPRYLSSTAVVIAELLKILACVLLVYKDSKCNLRTLNRVLHDEILNKPMETLKLAVPSGIYTLQNNLLYVALSNLDAATYQVTYQLKILTTALFSVLMLSKKLGVYQWLSLVILMTGVAFVQWPSDSQATAAKEHSAGSQFVGLIAVLIACFSSGFAGVYFEKILKETKQSVWIRNIQLGFFGSIFGLMGVYIYDGEQLSKNGFFQGYNKLTWIVVVLQALGGLVIAAVIKYADNILKGFATSLSIILSTLISYFWLQDFVPTSTCFGFCRVQPSGQCLP
- the SLC35A3 gene encoding UDP-N-acetylglucosamine transporter isoform X1 → MITNEGKTVVQDNIVEEKNQEMSTNLKYLSLGILVFQTTSLVLTMRYSRTLKEEGPRYLSSTAVVIAELLKILACVLLVYKDSKCNLRTLNRVLHDEILNKPMETLKLAVPSGIYTLQNNLLYVALSNLDAATYQVTYQLKILTTALFSVLMLSKKLGVYQWLSLVILMTGVAFVQWPSDSQATAAKEHSAGSQFVGLIAVLIACFSSGFAGVYFEKILKETKQSVWIRNIQLGFFGSIFGLMGVYIYDGEQLSKNGFFQGYNKLTWIVVVLQALGGLVIAAVIKYADNILKGFATSLSIILSTLISYFWLQDFVPTSVFFFGAILVIAATFLYGYDPKPAGNPIKA
- the SLC35A3 gene encoding UDP-N-acetylglucosamine transporter isoform X2 encodes the protein MITNEGKTVVQDNIVEEKNQEMSTNLKYLSLGILVFQTTSLVLTMRYSRTLKEEGPRYLSSTAVVIAELLKILACVLLVYKDSKCNLRTLNRVLHDEILNKPMETLKLAVPSGIYTLQNNLLYVALSNLDAATYQVTYQLKILTTALFSVLMLSKKLGVYQWLSLVILMTGVAFVQWPSDSQATAAKEHSAGSQFVGLIAVLIACFSSGFAGVYFEKILKETKQSVWIRNIQLGFFGSIFGLMGVYIYDGEQLSKNGFFQGYNKLTWIVVVLQALGGLVIAAVIKYADNILKGFATSLSIILSTLISYFWLQDFVPTSTCFGFCRVQPSGQCLP
- the SLC35A3 gene encoding UDP-N-acetylglucosamine transporter isoform X3; its protein translation is MSTNLKYLSLGILVFQTTSLVLTMRYSRTLKEEGPRYLSSTAVVIAELLKILACVLLVYKDSKCNLRTLNRVLHDEILNKPMETLKLAVPSGIYTLQNNLLYVALSNLDAATYQVTYQLKILTTALFSVLMLSKKLGVYQWLSLVILMTGVAFVQWPSDSQATAAKEHSAGSQFVGLIAVLIACFSSGFAGVYFEKILKETKQSVWIRNIQLGFFGSIFGLMGVYIYDGEQLSKNGFFQGYNKLTWIVVVLQALGGLVIAAVIKYADNILKGFATSLSIILSTLISYFWLQDFVPTSVFFFGAILVIAATFLYGYDPKPAGNPIKA